One genomic segment of Scomber japonicus isolate fScoJap1 chromosome 23, fScoJap1.pri, whole genome shotgun sequence includes these proteins:
- the etnk1 gene encoding ethanolamine kinase 1, with product MANYIHVPDEAPAVPKIDVTVDEGDYRPGALKLIKELRPSWKPSEVKMKFFTDGITNKLLGCYVGAVMQDVVLVRIYGNKTELFVDRENEVKSFRVLHAHRCAPRLYCTFNNGLCYEFLQGTALEPEHIRSQPVFRLIARQLAKYHAIHAHNGWVPQSDLWLKMGKYFALIPKYLKDPEQNTRLMMEVPSPRCLREELVWLQQNLSVLGSPVVLCHNDLLCKNIIYNQEAGNVKFIDYEYAGYNYQAYDIGNHFNEFAGLNEVDYSHYPGRAFQLQWLRSYLEAYKEHKGQCSDVTDREVEILFVQVNRFALASHFFWGLWALIQAKFSTIDFDFLGYAVLRFNQYFKMKPEATALNFPE from the exons ATGGCCAACTACATTCACGTCCCCGACGAGGCTCCCGCTGTGCCCAAAATAGACGTGACAGTTGACGAAGGCGACTACAGACCCGGTGCCCTGAAGCTGATCAAGGAGCTGAGACCGAGCTGGAAGCCATCCGAGGTCAAAATGAAG TTCTTCACAGATGGCATAACCAATAAGCTTCTGGGCTGCTACGTGGGTGCGGTCATGCAGGATGTGGTTCTGGTCCGAATTTATGGCAACAAAACGGAATTGTTCGTGGATCGGGAAAACGAGGTGAAAAGTTTCCGAGTCCTGCACGCGCACCGCTGTGCCCCGCGTCTCTACTGTACTTTCAACAACGGTCTGTGCTACGAGTTTCTGCAAGGGACTGCCCTGGAGCCTGAGCACATACGCAGCCAACCTGTTTTCAG GCTCATTGCCAGGCAGCTGGCTAAGTACCACGCCATCCACGCCCACAATGGCTGGGTGCCCCAGTCTGACCTATGGCTGAAGATGGGCAAGTACTTTGCTCTCATCCCCAAGTACCTCAAAGACCCTGAGCAGAACACCAG gtTAATGATGGAGGTGCCCAGCCCGCGGTGCCTCCGAGAAGAGCTGGTGTGGCTCCAGCAGAATTTGTCAGTGCTGGGCTCCCCCGTAGTCCTCTGCCACAATGACCTGCTCTGCAAGAACATCATCTATAACCAGGAGGCAG GTAATGTAAAGTTCATTGACTACGAGTACGCTGGGTACAATTACCAAGCCTACGACATTGGGAATCATTTCAATGAATTTGCTG GCCTGAATGAAGTGGATTATAGTCACTATCCAGGGCGGGCCTTTCAGCTGCAGTGGCTCCGCTCCTACCTGGAGGCCTATAAGGAACATAAAGGCCAGTGCAGTGACGTGACTGACAGAGAGGTGGAGATACTTTTTGTCCAAGTCAACCGATTTGCCCTG GCATCGCATTTCTTCTGGGGTCTCTGGGCTTTGATTCAGGCCAAGTTCTCCACCATCGATTTTGACTTCTTGGG atATGCAGTCCTTCGCTTTAATCAGTACTTCAAGATGAAACCAGAGGCGACTGCGCTGAACTTTCCAGAATAA
- the pyroxd1 gene encoding pyridine nucleotide-disulfide oxidoreductase domain-containing protein 1 isoform X1: MSDKKEKTFKFVIVGGGIAGVTCAEQLSSQIESADVALITAGPHIKAVTNYKQVSKTLEEFDVEEQPSSVLEEKFPNLTVIHSAVKALHTQSHSVETTDGRVFGYEKLCICSGGRPKLLTQDNPYVLGIRDTDSAQEFQKRLSSAKRIVVVGNGGIALELVYEVEGCEVIWAVKDKAIGNTFFDAGAAQFLVPSLDAVKPERAVPCKRTRYTTEEAAIGSSHTFTADRNLRGRSSGPTESGSALGPDWHEGIVLQGAEKVSRRVSVEYQCEVKKIFTSEELLSSPQQTLRTDTVGTWPVYIQLTNGKTFGCDFIVSATGVVPNTEPFLHGNNFALADDGGLQVDDHMMTSEPDVYAAGDVCTACWEHSPMWQQMRLWTQARQMGWYAGRCMAAHVLSEPIELDFCFELFSHITKFFNYKVVLLGKFNGQGLGPDQELLMRCTKGVEYVKVVLSGGRMVGAVLIGETDLEETFENLILNQMDLTPYGEELLNPDIDIEDYFD, encoded by the exons atgtccgataaaaaagagaaaacattcaAGTTTGTGATCGTGGGAGGTGGCATCGCTGGAGTGACATGTGCTGAGCAG CTGTCATCTCAGATCGAGTCAGCTGATGTGGCTCTGATCACAGCAGGTCCCCACATCAAAGCAGTAACCAACTATAAACAG GTGTCCAAGACGCTGGAAGAATTTGATGTGGAGGAGCAACCATCCAGTGTCCTGGAGGAGAAATTCCCCAACCTGACTGTAATCCACTCTGCTGTCAAAGCACTCCACACACAATCACAT tCTGTGGAAACTACAGATGGTCGTGTTTTCGGTTATGAGAAGCTGTGTATCTGCAGCGGGGGCAGACCTAAGCTCCTAACTCAAGATAACCCTTATGTGCTTGGCATACGGGACACAGACAGCGCTCAG GAGTTTCAGAAGCGGTTATCAAGTGCAAAGAGAATCGTCGTCGTTGGAAACGGAGGGATTGCCTTAGAATTAGT ATATGAGGTGGAAGGCTGTGAGGTGATCTGGGCTGTGAAGGACAAAGCCATAGGAAACACCTTCTTTGACGCCGGAGCTGCACAATTCCTCGTCCCGTCGCTGGATGCTGTTAAACCGGAGAGAGCGGTTCCCTGTAAGAGGACTCGCTACACCACAGAGGAAGCAGCCATCGGATCGTCACACACTTTCACAGCAG ATAGAAACCTGCGAGGGCGAAGTTCTGGTCCTACAGAGTCCGGCAGCGCCCTCGGACCAGACTGGCATGAAGGGATAGTTCTACAAGGAGCAGAGAAG gtgtcCCGCAGAGTTTCAGTGGAATACCAGTGTGAGGTGAAAAAGATCTTCACCTCAGAGGAGCTGCTCAGTTCCCCGCAGCAAACACTCAGAACTGACACGG tAGGGACCTGGCCTGTTTACATCCAGCTGACCAATGGCAAGACGTTTGGCTGTGACTTCATTGTCAGTGCCACCGGTGTCGTGCCAAACACAGAGCCATTTCTCCATGGTAACAAT TTTGCGTTGGCGGACGACGGAGGCCTGCAGGTAGATGACcacatgatgacatcagagcCAGATGTCTATGCAGCGGGGGATGTGTGCACTGCATGCTGGGAACACAGCCCAATGTGGCAGCAG ATGCGTTTGTGGACGCAGGCCCGTCAGATGGGCTGGTACGCAGGCCGCTGCATGGCCGCGCACGTCCTGTCAGAACCGATCGAGCTGGACTTCTGCTTCGAGCTCTTCTCACACATCACTAAATTCTTCAACTACAAG GTGGTCCTGCTGGGGAAGTTTAACGGGCAGGGGCTGGGGCCTGATCAGGAGCTGCTGATGCGCTGTACTAAAGGCGTGGAGTATGTCAAG GTGGTTCTCAGCGGAGGAAGGATGGTCGGAGCAGTGCTGATCGGGGAGACAGACCTGGAGGAGACCTTTGAGAACCTGATCCTCAACCAGATGGATCTGACGCCGTACGGAGAGGAGCTGCTCAACCCCGACATCGATATAGAGGACTACTTCGATTGA
- the pyroxd1 gene encoding pyridine nucleotide-disulfide oxidoreductase domain-containing protein 1 isoform X2, whose product MSDKKEKTFKFVIVGGGIAGVTCAEQLSSQIESADVALITAGPHIKAVTNYKQVSKTLEEFDVEEQPSSVLEEKFPNLTVIHSAVKALHTQSHSVETTDGRVFGYEKLCICSGGRPKLLTQDNPYVLGIRDTDSAQEFQKRLSSAKRIVVVGNGGIALELVYEVEGCEVIWAVKDKAIGNTFFDAGAAQFLVPSLDAVKPERAVPYRNLRGRSSGPTESGSALGPDWHEGIVLQGAEKVSRRVSVEYQCEVKKIFTSEELLSSPQQTLRTDTVGTWPVYIQLTNGKTFGCDFIVSATGVVPNTEPFLHGNNFALADDGGLQVDDHMMTSEPDVYAAGDVCTACWEHSPMWQQMRLWTQARQMGWYAGRCMAAHVLSEPIELDFCFELFSHITKFFNYKVVLLGKFNGQGLGPDQELLMRCTKGVEYVKVVLSGGRMVGAVLIGETDLEETFENLILNQMDLTPYGEELLNPDIDIEDYFD is encoded by the exons atgtccgataaaaaagagaaaacattcaAGTTTGTGATCGTGGGAGGTGGCATCGCTGGAGTGACATGTGCTGAGCAG CTGTCATCTCAGATCGAGTCAGCTGATGTGGCTCTGATCACAGCAGGTCCCCACATCAAAGCAGTAACCAACTATAAACAG GTGTCCAAGACGCTGGAAGAATTTGATGTGGAGGAGCAACCATCCAGTGTCCTGGAGGAGAAATTCCCCAACCTGACTGTAATCCACTCTGCTGTCAAAGCACTCCACACACAATCACAT tCTGTGGAAACTACAGATGGTCGTGTTTTCGGTTATGAGAAGCTGTGTATCTGCAGCGGGGGCAGACCTAAGCTCCTAACTCAAGATAACCCTTATGTGCTTGGCATACGGGACACAGACAGCGCTCAG GAGTTTCAGAAGCGGTTATCAAGTGCAAAGAGAATCGTCGTCGTTGGAAACGGAGGGATTGCCTTAGAATTAGT ATATGAGGTGGAAGGCTGTGAGGTGATCTGGGCTGTGAAGGACAAAGCCATAGGAAACACCTTCTTTGACGCCGGAGCTGCACAATTCCTCGTCCCGTCGCTGGATGCTGTTAAACCGGAGAGAGCGGTTCCCT ATAGAAACCTGCGAGGGCGAAGTTCTGGTCCTACAGAGTCCGGCAGCGCCCTCGGACCAGACTGGCATGAAGGGATAGTTCTACAAGGAGCAGAGAAG gtgtcCCGCAGAGTTTCAGTGGAATACCAGTGTGAGGTGAAAAAGATCTTCACCTCAGAGGAGCTGCTCAGTTCCCCGCAGCAAACACTCAGAACTGACACGG tAGGGACCTGGCCTGTTTACATCCAGCTGACCAATGGCAAGACGTTTGGCTGTGACTTCATTGTCAGTGCCACCGGTGTCGTGCCAAACACAGAGCCATTTCTCCATGGTAACAAT TTTGCGTTGGCGGACGACGGAGGCCTGCAGGTAGATGACcacatgatgacatcagagcCAGATGTCTATGCAGCGGGGGATGTGTGCACTGCATGCTGGGAACACAGCCCAATGTGGCAGCAG ATGCGTTTGTGGACGCAGGCCCGTCAGATGGGCTGGTACGCAGGCCGCTGCATGGCCGCGCACGTCCTGTCAGAACCGATCGAGCTGGACTTCTGCTTCGAGCTCTTCTCACACATCACTAAATTCTTCAACTACAAG GTGGTCCTGCTGGGGAAGTTTAACGGGCAGGGGCTGGGGCCTGATCAGGAGCTGCTGATGCGCTGTACTAAAGGCGTGGAGTATGTCAAG GTGGTTCTCAGCGGAGGAAGGATGGTCGGAGCAGTGCTGATCGGGGAGACAGACCTGGAGGAGACCTTTGAGAACCTGATCCTCAACCAGATGGATCTGACGCCGTACGGAGAGGAGCTGCTCAACCCCGACATCGATATAGAGGACTACTTCGATTGA
- the LOC128353068 gene encoding calcitonin gene-related peptide 2, with the protein MYHLRVPVLLLMLLVFLHCVSTAPSHRYFSPSSSSEQESALPDREGWLVPGLISNPFLGLMGTRPERGLTAMNSHHLEKRKCNTATCVTQRLADFLVRSSNTVGTVYAPTDVGSATYGKRDLLLPPNYLPL; encoded by the exons ATGTATCATCTGAGAGTGCCTGTGCTCCTCCTCATGCTGCTTGTCTTCCTGCACTGTGTCAGCACTGCCCCAAGCCACAG GTACTTCAGTCCCAGCTCATCCAGCGAGCAGGAAAGTGCTCTCCCCGACAGAGAAGGCTGGTTAGTTCCCGGGCTCATCTCCAACCCATTCCTCGGCCTCATGGGTACACGGCCGGAGAGGGGGCTCACAGCTATGAATAG cCACCACTTAGAGAAGAGGAAGTGCAACACAGCCACCTGTGTCACCCAGAGGCTAGCAGACTTTCTGGTGCGCTCCAGTAACACTGTGGGTACCGTCTACGCACCGACCGATGTGGGATCTGCCACCTACGGCAAGAGGGACCTACTGCTGCCTCCCAACTACCTGCCTCTCTAG